Part of the Bacillus andreraoultii genome is shown below.
CAAGTTTGGGCTGCAGGAAAATCAACTTCACAACCAAGTCGTTCTAAAATTTCTACCGTATTTTTACCAACATTTGGAAACATAATATCACTTACACAAGTGATGAATAATGATACTTTCACACTTTGTCACCTCTTAAGATTGTAAGATTCATTTTCAAGTAAACCCACGCTATTCAATATATTTAAATAGTACTGTCTCTGTATTTTCTAAGTGATCAAACATATTTTTACTGGCGAGTTCACCATTCTTACTTTTTATTGCTGCAAATATTTGCTTATGTTCTCTAGTTAATTGCTCTGAGTAATTTTCTGAGTATAATAATAGCTTTCGAGTTTCACGAATCGTTTCAGAAATTAAATCCGAGACACTTCCCATCAAACTAATTAGTAAATGGTTATGGGTTGCTTTTGCAATGGCATGATGAAAATCGACATCCGCCTTTTGTGCAAGATTCTCATCCCCATCACAGTTTTCCATCACTTTTATCGCCTCTTCAATGGCAATTAAATCTTCTGCTTTACAATTTTCCGCTGCTAAACGAGCTGTACCAACTTCTAATATTTTCCGAACTTCAAATAACTCTTTTACATCCTTTTGTTTCATTAAAAATGCAGTCGTAACTGGAAGGGTGAATTTTGCTGGATCAAAATCTTTTACATATGTCCCTTCTCCTTGACGCATTTCAATCAGTCCCATTGTTCGTAAACCATTTAATGCTTCCCTTATTGCTGGTCGACCAACACCGAAATTTTGCGCTAATTTTTCAACCGATTCGAGTTTGTCACCTGGTTTTAATTTTCCATCCTTAATCATATGCATGATGTTGTCAGCTACTTCTTCATAAATCTTCTTTGTTTGAATCCGTTTATATTCCATTTCCCGATACCCCTTATCTTGAACTTTATTTAGCTAGAAATGTTAAACTTAACAGTAGATAGTATAAAGCAAGCGTTAACAAAATATCCCCAATAAATATGTATGCATCACATGTTAAGTGATAAGGTCATCAGATGACTATATCATTATAATACTTCTAATCTAGAAATTTGACAAGTTTTTGAACATGTTTATAGGAAAAAATGGTCTTGTGTATATTTATTAAATCAATTTCTGTAAATATGCATGACCATATTTTAAATGTAATAAAAGCCATGCACGAATACATGCACGGCTTTTTACGTTCATTCTACATTTTTTGTGGAGCACCAAGACCAAGAATACGTAATCCTTCTTTTATGACAACTGTAATGGCTTCGACTAATTGTAACCGAGCGCCTAGTTGTGCATCATTTTCTAAAATTTTCACAGATCCGTAATATTTATTAAATGCTTGTGCTAAGTCAATTAAATATTTTGCAATCCGTGAAGGGTCAAATTCATTAAAGGCTGCTTGAATCACTTCTTCAAATTTTGTTAGTAAATATACAATTGCCCATGCTTTTTCATTGCCAAAGGCTTCGGGTGAAATAGAAGAAACTGTTTGTCCACTTGCTTTTTCTAACAATGAACATGCTCGTGCATACGTATATTGAAGATATGGACCTGTTTCACCTTCGAATGTAAGCATCGTATCAAGTGAGAATTCAATATCATTTAACCGGAAGTTTTTCAAGTCATGGAAAATGACAGCACCAACACCTACCATGCGAGCAACATCTTCTTTATTTTCAAGATCTGGGTTACGGCTTTCGATATTTTTTAAAGCAAGGTCAATCGCATCTTGGAGAACTTCTTCTAATAGAACAAGTTTTCCTTTTCTTGTAGACATCTTTTTCCCATCTTTTAATAACATACCAAATGGGATATGATGCATATTGTCAGCCCAATCGTGCCCCATTTTCTTTAATACAAGTTTTAATTGTTTAAAATGAAGTGATTGTTCTGCACCAACAACATATAATGATTTTGCAAAATCATACTCACGCTTCCGGTACATGGCCGCAGCTAAATCACGAGTCATGTATAATGTTGCCCCATCGGATTTTTTTATAAGACTTGGTGCCATATCAAATTCATCTAACGAAACGACCATTGCTCCATCAGATTCTGTTAACAGATTTTTTTCTTCTAATTCCTCAATGACTGCA
Proteins encoded:
- a CDS encoding FadR/GntR family transcriptional regulator, which translates into the protein MEYKRIQTKKIYEEVADNIMHMIKDGKLKPGDKLESVEKLAQNFGVGRPAIREALNGLRTMGLIEMRQGEGTYVKDFDPAKFTLPVTTAFLMKQKDVKELFEVRKILEVGTARLAAENCKAEDLIAIEEAIKVMENCDGDENLAQKADVDFHHAIAKATHNHLLISLMGSVSDLISETIRETRKLLLYSENYSEQLTREHKQIFAAIKSKNGELASKNMFDHLENTETVLFKYIE
- the argS gene encoding arginine--tRNA ligase — encoded protein: MDDKTVVVSLVHEALTSKGIESLSKESIEKMIEVPKQMALGDYAFPCFLLAKELKKAPQQIAIDLQSTMQHPFIQKIEAVGPYLNFFLNREVVGAEVVSEIIEKQGDYGTLAIGNGENIPIDMSSPNIAKPFSMGHLRSTVIGNALANIMEKSGYTPVKINHLGDWGTQFGKLITAYKLWGDEEKVKAQPIQELLSLYVRFHEEAETKPELEDQGREWFKKLEDGDEEATYYWNWFKTESLKEFNRIYELLGVSFDSYHGEAFYNDKMDAVIEELEEKNLLTESDGAMVVSLDEFDMAPSLIKKSDGATLYMTRDLAAAMYRKREYDFAKSLYVVGAEQSLHFKQLKLVLKKMGHDWADNMHHIPFGMLLKDGKKMSTRKGKLVLLEEVLQDAIDLALKNIESRNPDLENKEDVARMVGVGAVIFHDLKNFRLNDIEFSLDTMLTFEGETGPYLQYTYARACSLLEKASGQTVSSISPEAFGNEKAWAIVYLLTKFEEVIQAAFNEFDPSRIAKYLIDLAQAFNKYYGSVKILENDAQLGARLQLVEAITVVIKEGLRILGLGAPQKM